Genomic DNA from Filimonas effusa:
TATGATCTTAAAAGATGACGCTTTTTCGTCGATCGTAGAAGCCATAAGGCAGGGGCGCGTTATTTTCGAAAACATCCGTTCTTTTATCATTTACCTGCTTTCCTGTAATCTGAGCGAATTGCTGGTAATTGGCATATGTGCGGCGCTGAACCTGCCATTCCAGTTGTTTGCGTTGCAGATCCTTTTCATCAATCTTATTACTGATGTGTTGCCGGCGATGGCTTTGGGTGTTGCAGAAGGAAATGACCAGGTGATGAAAAAGAAACCTAAAGACCCTGCCAAACCGTTGATAGACAGAAAGCGATGGATAAGCATATGGGTATATGCCGCTATTATAGGCGGAGCCTCCCTTGGCGCTGCTTTATTGGGCGCACAGGAAGGAGAAAGCAGGGAGGCCACCAATAATGTGTTATTTTTTACCCTTATCTTTTGCCAGTTGCTGCATGTATTTAATATGGCAGCAACAAGTTCTCCCTTTTTTACCAGCGAAATATTCCGCAACAAATACGTGTGGCTTGCATTGATCGTAAGTCTTGGCATTACACTTATCACATTGGCGATACCTGCTTTACAACATGCGCTGAAGGTAGAAAACATGTCGCGGTTCGATTGGTACCTGTCTGTAGGCTTCAGCCTTGGTTCCGTGATTTTGGTGCGTTTATTGAAGAAGTTGCATGTAATTGAGTAACTGCTACTTATACTTGGGTAGGCCTATCATAAACGTCTAACCATTAAAAAACAGGACATATGAAAAAAACTGTATGGATAACCGGCATCGTAGTGCTGGTGCTGGCGGCGGGTATTTTCTTTTACCTGCATTCGCGCAAGAGCAAAGATTTTGAGCCATTGATAAAAGCGAAGTTGCAACAATTGATTCTCGATGGTTCCGATAGTCTTTACCAGCTACATATTGGCAGCATCGAGATAGATGTGATCAATTCAACTATTACCGCTTATGATGCACAATTAGCCGCTGATTCCATAAGAATGAAACAACTGGACCAGGCGCAGAAAGCACCGTCCGATGTGTACGGTATTACGCTTGGCGCTTTACAAATCAAAGGCGTGTCACCGCTTGACCTGCTTAATCAAAAGAACATTTCGCTTCAGACCATTTACCTGAAAGAGCCTGCTATTAAGATCTATCATTATAAACGTGCCTACGAGCGTATCAAGGACACAAGCATTACGCTTTATCAAAAGCTTTCCAAAACACTGGAATCATTTAAGCTTGATACTGCAGAAGTCAAAAACATCACCCTCGATTATTATGATCTCGAGAAAAAGAACAAAGAGATACACCTGAAAGATCTTACTTTCCGCTTTAAGGATATTTTATTTGATGCTACCACCCAGCGTGACAGTTCGCGCTTTTTATATGCGGGAGAAGCAAGTATTTTCGTAAAGAAATATACATTATCCACTGCCGACAACCTTTATAATTTCACCATCGACTCTTTAAACATTCTTACGAATATTAATAAGATCAATCTTTGGGGTATTGCTTTAAAACCCATTGGAGACAAAGCCGCTTTCAGTAAAAAACTCCCCTACCGGAAAGACCGGTACGACCTGCAGGCAGCATCGGCAGTTATTACCAATGCCGACTGGCAAAGTCTTTTCTTCGAAAAAGGTATTCATGCCGACCAGGTAGATATTTATAAAGGAAAAACAGAGATCTATAGTAATAAGGCGTTACCGCCATCGGGACAAAACAAAACAGGCAACTATCCTCACCAGTCTATTATGAAGATCCCGCTGCCGTTATGGATAGACAAAATAGCGTTACATGATTTCGAGGTATTGTACCGTGAATACAACACACAATCGGAGCAGATGGGCACGATACAATTTACCGATGTCAACGGCTCATTGAACAATGTGACCAACCGGCCCGAGAAAATAGCAGAAAATCCTACTATGCGTGTAGAAGCTACGGCTTTATTCATGAACAATGGTCGTT
This window encodes:
- a CDS encoding AsmA family protein — translated: MKKTVWITGIVVLVLAAGIFFYLHSRKSKDFEPLIKAKLQQLILDGSDSLYQLHIGSIEIDVINSTITAYDAQLAADSIRMKQLDQAQKAPSDVYGITLGALQIKGVSPLDLLNQKNISLQTIYLKEPAIKIYHYKRAYERIKDTSITLYQKLSKTLESFKLDTAEVKNITLDYYDLEKKNKEIHLKDLTFRFKDILFDATTQRDSSRFLYAGEASIFVKKYTLSTADNLYNFTIDSLNILTNINKINLWGIALKPIGDKAAFSKKLPYRKDRYDLQAASAVITNADWQSLFFEKGIHADQVDIYKGKTEIYSNKALPPSGQNKTGNYPHQSIMKIPLPLWIDKIALHDFEVLYREYNTQSEQMGTIQFTDVNGSLNNVTNRPEKIAENPTMRVEATALFMNNGRLNTTWKFDMARVKEGLFTIDVKLGKMDGTSLNKATVPLGLFEVKKADVKEFTAFIKGNNSNASGDIRLAYENLELVVLKKDDDGELKKKALANFIAKTFVFQKQNPKKGESLKTQHAYFERAPDKSFFSLLWKTIMTGVVATAKGD